A stretch of the Deltaproteobacteria bacterium genome encodes the following:
- the ppcA gene encoding phosphoenolpyruvate carboxylase, giving the protein MNLNPQCFGLSLPWLLFSFHLFENPLLNGLMRKIPAVMATQHPDNSHPPHWGHAPFISTLHEIEECYHVFSDLECDEYMWDWEGKFVDEAVIDRLFNVYSEYFGKHQLGKEKFLTFRIPNLWNEKGMRVARAFMSIITAAHIAKEYKVHCPPLFEVILPMTTKAEQLLTILKKFNQSILYERSIFEKASIPKNHLEMIPLIEGSVTLMESHKILTQYVKGHQALYGFKPKYLRPFIARSDPALDAGFIPATLSARAAISEYYRFAEESKIHVFPILGVGGGHFRGGLSPYTIERFLELYGGIRTVTLQSAFIYDHPLTTVKAAIHRLKAALPRSRPTRFTNSELKTIFKLSEIFSDQYRPVVQSLATMINDIARYIPRHRERIAHTGHFGYSRKVGSQQVNLPRAITFAGVFYSLGIPPMFIGSGRGLKEIIKRGFEKDFQKFIPGLERDFVTAGFFLNRENLKFLGKKNMAWQAIEKDIAFIEEYLGVKLGPARSEHFIHRNLTSNIYHYWKQAKEKEIPEEILHAARVRRFIG; this is encoded by the coding sequence ATGAATTTGAACCCTCAATGTTTTGGCTTGTCTTTACCTTGGCTGCTTTTCTCTTTTCATCTCTTCGAGAATCCACTATTGAATGGCCTTATGAGAAAAATCCCCGCAGTGATGGCCACTCAACACCCCGATAATTCCCACCCTCCACATTGGGGCCATGCCCCCTTTATTTCAACCCTGCATGAAATCGAAGAATGTTACCATGTCTTCTCTGATTTAGAATGCGACGAATACATGTGGGACTGGGAAGGCAAATTTGTCGACGAAGCGGTCATCGATCGCCTGTTCAATGTTTACAGCGAATATTTTGGCAAGCATCAATTAGGAAAAGAAAAATTTCTCACCTTTCGTATCCCCAATTTATGGAACGAAAAAGGCATGCGGGTAGCCCGTGCCTTCATGAGCATCATCACGGCCGCTCATATTGCCAAAGAATATAAAGTACACTGCCCCCCACTTTTTGAAGTGATCTTGCCCATGACCACTAAGGCAGAACAACTGCTCACCATTTTGAAAAAATTTAATCAAAGCATTCTTTATGAACGGTCTATTTTTGAAAAGGCATCTATCCCCAAAAATCATTTAGAAATGATCCCCCTAATTGAAGGTAGTGTGACGCTGATGGAGTCGCACAAAATTCTCACTCAATACGTAAAAGGGCACCAAGCTTTGTATGGTTTTAAGCCTAAATACTTACGCCCTTTCATCGCCCGCTCCGACCCAGCCCTCGACGCAGGCTTTATTCCCGCCACCCTTTCGGCACGAGCCGCCATTAGTGAATATTATCGCTTTGCTGAAGAATCAAAAATTCATGTCTTTCCTATTCTAGGCGTAGGCGGTGGCCATTTTCGCGGTGGTTTATCCCCTTACACAATTGAACGTTTCTTAGAACTTTATGGCGGCATTCGCACCGTAACTTTACAATCCGCTTTCATCTACGATCACCCCCTAACAACCGTAAAAGCTGCCATTCACAGGCTAAAAGCTGCCTTACCGCGCAGTCGCCCGACACGTTTTACCAATTCAGAATTAAAAACCATTTTTAAGTTGAGTGAAATTTTTTCTGATCAATACCGCCCGGTTGTGCAAAGCTTAGCAACTATGATCAACGATATTGCCCGTTATATTCCACGCCATCGCGAGCGTATCGCTCATACCGGCCATTTTGGTTATTCGCGCAAGGTAGGAAGTCAGCAAGTCAATCTCCCCCGGGCCATAACTTTTGCCGGTGTCTTTTATTCATTGGGCATTCCACCCATGTTTATTGGCTCCGGCCGAGGTTTAAAAGAAATCATCAAACGAGGCTTTGAAAAAGATTTTCAAAAATTTATTCCTGGTTTGGAGCGCGATTTTGTTACGGCTGGCTTTTTTCTCAATCGTGAAAATCTAAAGTTTCTGGGCAAAAAAAATATGGCCTGGCAAGCCATTGAAAAAGACATTGCCTTTATCGAAGAATATTTAGGGGTCAAGTTAGGCCCTGCCCGTTCCGAACATTTTATTCATCGCAATTTAACCAGCAATATCTACCATTATTGGAAACAAGCCAAAGAAAAAGAAATCCCAGAAGAAATCCTCCACGCCGCTAGGGTGAGAAGATTCATTGGATAA
- a CDS encoding TIGR00730 family Rossman fold protein, whose translation MKRICVFCGSNPGTNPAYLKAARQIGTLLAEEGIGLVYGGASIGMMGEVADAALEVGGEVIGIIPKVLAKKEIAHPNLSDLKVVESMHARKALMTELSDGFIALPGGLGTFEELFEILTWAQLGLHIKPCGLLNVAHYYDKLVEFLKHAVGEQFIKKKHHALLLIDKDPKLLLAKFESFQAPKLKKVSGLVG comes from the coding sequence ATGAAACGAATTTGTGTATTTTGTGGGTCAAACCCGGGGACAAACCCAGCCTACTTAAAAGCTGCTCGTCAAATTGGAACGCTCTTGGCCGAAGAAGGCATAGGGTTGGTTTATGGTGGGGCTAGCATTGGGATGATGGGAGAGGTGGCTGATGCTGCTTTGGAGGTAGGGGGGGAAGTTATTGGGATTATTCCCAAGGTATTGGCGAAAAAAGAAATCGCGCACCCCAATTTATCTGATCTCAAAGTCGTAGAATCAATGCACGCTCGCAAAGCGCTCATGACTGAGCTTTCGGATGGCTTTATTGCCTTGCCGGGCGGGCTTGGTACCTTTGAAGAATTATTTGAAATTCTTACCTGGGCACAACTCGGGCTGCATATCAAACCCTGTGGGTTGTTAAATGTCGCTCATTATTATGACAAGTTAGTGGAATTTTTAAAGCATGCCGTGGGTGAACAGTTCATCAAGAAAAAGCACCATGCCTTACTACTTATTGATAAAGACCCAAAATTGCTGCTGGCTAAATTTGAAAGCTTTCAGGCGCCTAAACTCAAAAAAGTCAGCGGCCTTGTAGGTTAG
- a CDS encoding CapA family protein: MKIKRSFQKLGLCFLVFLLSACAVAESKKQTISQLSLLFVGDIMQHDPQIQAAYDPKTQTYSYDDSLKYVKSIFEATDVVIGNLELTFGGKPYKGYPQFSAPSELASGLKNAGVDYLVTANNHSCDRGKKGIEGTLEALDKAKIIHTGTFKNQKQREKQYPLIIEKNGIRLAVLNYTYGTNGLPIPEPNIVNLIDRDQIKKDLTLAKLKLPDKIIVFFHWGVEYQREPNQEQKDLAQFCLDEGADWVMGSHPHVLQKMEKFNHKGKEVLVVNSLGNFVSNQRDRYRDGAAMVKVVLEKVGGLAKIKQSGYYLTWVYDPYEEGRHRFYILPVAQYEKDKEFFGGELPFKFVQSIKDARELFLKQNKDIHEYIYNAEQIAWQLDK, translated from the coding sequence ATGAAAATAAAACGATCTTTTCAAAAATTAGGCTTATGTTTTTTGGTGTTCTTGCTTTCGGCTTGTGCGGTTGCAGAGTCTAAGAAGCAAACCATTAGTCAACTTTCTTTATTGTTTGTGGGTGATATCATGCAACATGACCCCCAAATTCAAGCGGCCTATGATCCTAAAACCCAAACTTATTCTTATGATGATAGTTTAAAATACGTAAAATCTATTTTTGAAGCAACGGATGTTGTGATCGGCAACTTAGAACTGACCTTTGGGGGGAAACCCTATAAAGGGTACCCGCAGTTTAGTGCGCCGAGTGAGTTGGCGAGCGGGTTAAAAAATGCTGGGGTTGATTATTTAGTAACTGCCAACAACCATTCTTGTGATCGGGGTAAAAAAGGCATTGAGGGTACTTTAGAGGCGTTGGATAAGGCTAAAATTATTCACACGGGTACTTTTAAAAATCAAAAACAAAGAGAAAAACAATACCCCTTAATCATTGAGAAGAATGGGATTCGTTTGGCGGTGTTGAATTATACTTATGGCACCAATGGCTTGCCCATCCCTGAGCCTAATATTGTTAATCTGATTGACCGCGATCAAATAAAAAAAGACCTGACCCTAGCTAAACTAAAATTGCCTGATAAAATCATCGTGTTTTTTCATTGGGGGGTGGAATATCAGCGTGAGCCTAATCAAGAACAAAAAGATTTGGCTCAATTTTGTTTAGACGAAGGGGCCGATTGGGTGATGGGTTCTCATCCTCATGTGTTGCAGAAAATGGAAAAGTTTAATCACAAAGGTAAAGAAGTATTGGTGGTTAATTCGTTAGGCAATTTTGTTTCGAATCAGCGGGATCGTTATCGAGATGGGGCGGCGATGGTAAAAGTTGTGTTGGAAAAAGTTGGGGGGCTAGCGAAGATCAAGCAGAGTGGCTATTACTTAACCTGGGTTTATGACCCTTATGAAGAGGGTAGGCATCGATTTTATATATTGCCTGTTGCGCAATACGAGAAAGACAAAGAATTTTTTGGGGGGGAGCTTCCCTTTAAGTTTGTTCAGTCAATCAAAGATGCCCGGGAATTATTTTTGAAACAGAATAAAGATATTCATGAATACATTTACAACGCTGAACAAATTGCCTGGCAGCTTGATAAATAG